A region of the Streptomyces durocortorensis genome:
CCGACACCCCGAGCGGGCTCACCCTGGTCCGGGTCAAGACCATCGAGGACGCCAAGAAGTCGCTGGAGCAGATCCGCGCCGGGAAGACCGACGCCCTGCCGAGCTGCTCGGCAGGCTGACGGCCGTGCCGCCCGGGCCCCGTACGACGGACCCGGGCGGTAGCCCGGTCAGGACTCGAACGTGGCCGCGAGCGCCTCGGCAAGACCGGGGACCAGACCGGCGCCCGTCAGCACCTCGGTGGGGGAGTCCTTCTCGCGCAGCCGGACAGCGGACTCGCGCGCCCCGTCCCGCAGGACGGCCACGGTCATCCGCACCTCCTGCCGGTCGGGGTGCTTGGCCACCCACTGGGTGAGCTGCTTGTCGCTGAGCCCTTCGGGTACGGAGGCCTCGGCGGACGGCGGCAACATCAGCCGCTCCACCGTCATGGCGCAGCCGACCACCGCATCGGGCCAGGCGATGGTGGCGAGGAACTCGTCCAGCGCGGTGCCCGGGGGCAGCTCGTCCTGCTCGATCGGGGTGAGGGCGGCGACGGAGGACCCGGGGTCGTCCAGGCCGAGCTGAGAGGCGAGGCCGGGCTCCTGGGACCGCAGCCGGTCGGTGTCGACCAGGGCGAACAGCCGCGCGGGCCGGTCCCAGCCGAGGGTGGAGGCGTAGGCGTCGATTTCGAGGACGGCGACGGTGAGCGGACTCGCGGCCATCGGGGGTCCTGCGGGGGAAACATTGGGCATGGGCAATATCCTGCCTCGTCCTACCCCGGAGACGGGAACTAGGTAAAGCTTCAGTAAGTTGCATAGGTGGGCTCTAGGATCGCTGGGCCTGTTCCACTCGACCGCGAACTTCGAGGTGCGCACGTTGGCTTTCCAGATGCCGGACCGCGGCGGAGGCCCGACCGGGCCACGGATCAGAGTCGGCCGCCCGTCCCGGCGCGCCCGAACCCTGCTCATGACTTTGGGCGTCCTGGCGGTTCTCGCCATGGCCTTC
Encoded here:
- a CDS encoding PPA1309 family protein; this encodes MPNVSPAGPPMAASPLTVAVLEIDAYASTLGWDRPARLFALVDTDRLRSQEPGLASQLGLDDPGSSVAALTPIEQDELPPGTALDEFLATIAWPDAVVGCAMTVERLMLPPSAEASVPEGLSDKQLTQWVAKHPDRQEVRMTVAVLRDGARESAVRLREKDSPTEVLTGAGLVPGLAEALAATFES